The following are from one region of the Streptomyces tuirus genome:
- the nadC gene encoding carboxylating nicotinate-nucleotide diphosphorylase: protein MSTPDLPLVSSGGCGDGCACGADDEAYLECGLDPALAQLLADAGLDPVEVEDIANVALQEDLAHGVDVTTVATIPEDAVATADFTAREAGTVAGLRVAEAVISVVCEEELEIERHAEDGDRVEAGQKLLSVTTRTRDLLTAERSALNILCRLSGVATATRAWADALEGTKAKVRDTRKTTPGLRGLEKYAVRCGGGVNHRMSLSDAALVKDNHVVAAGGVAEAFQAVRERFPDVPIEVEVDTLDQLREVLDAGADLILLDNFTPAECAEAVGIVQGRAALEASGRLTLGNAKAYADTGVDYLAVGALTHSSPILDIGLDLRPAE, encoded by the coding sequence GTGAGCACCCCCGACCTTCCCCTCGTCTCCTCCGGAGGCTGCGGAGACGGCTGCGCCTGCGGCGCGGACGACGAGGCGTACCTGGAGTGCGGCCTGGACCCCGCACTCGCCCAGCTCCTGGCCGACGCCGGCCTCGACCCCGTCGAGGTCGAGGACATCGCCAACGTGGCCCTCCAGGAGGACCTGGCCCACGGCGTCGATGTGACGACGGTGGCGACCATCCCCGAGGACGCGGTGGCCACGGCCGACTTCACCGCACGCGAGGCGGGCACCGTGGCCGGCCTGCGGGTCGCCGAGGCGGTCATCTCGGTGGTCTGCGAGGAAGAGCTCGAGATCGAGCGCCACGCGGAGGACGGCGACCGTGTCGAGGCGGGCCAGAAGCTCCTCTCCGTCACCACCCGCACCCGCGACCTCCTCACGGCCGAGCGCAGCGCGCTGAACATCCTGTGCCGCCTGTCGGGCGTCGCGACGGCCACGCGCGCGTGGGCGGACGCGCTCGAGGGGACCAAGGCGAAGGTCCGCGACACCCGCAAGACGACCCCCGGCCTGCGCGGCCTGGAGAAGTACGCGGTCCGCTGCGGCGGCGGCGTCAACCACCGCATGTCCCTCTCGGACGCGGCCCTGGTCAAGGACAACCACGTGGTCGCGGCGGGCGGCGTCGCCGAGGCCTTCCAGGCGGTCCGCGAACGCTTCCCGGACGTGCCCATCGAGGTCGAGGTCGACACCCTGGACCAGCTCCGGGAGGTCCTGGACGCCGGCGCCGACCTGATCCTGCTGGACAACTTCACGCCGGCCGAGTGCGCCGAGGCCGTCGGGATCGTCCAGGGCCGCGCCGCCCTGGAGGCCTCGGGCCGCCTCACCCTCGGCAACGCCAAGGCGTACGCGGACACCGGCGTCGACTACCTCGCCGTCGGAGCCCTCACCCACTCCTCGCCGATCCTGGACATCGGCCTGGACCTGCGGCCGGCGGAGTAG
- a CDS encoding L-aspartate oxidase encodes MTTTGIRLHAPAPGWSIAADVVVVGSGVAGLTAALRCEAAGLRTVVVTKARLDDGSTRWAQGGIAAALGEGDTPEQHLDDTLVAGAGLCDEDAVRLLVTEGPGAVRRLIETGARFDESSEGALELTREGGHHRRRIAHAGGDATGAEISRALVEAVRARGMRTVENALVLDLLTDAQGRTAGVTLHVMGEGQHDGVGAVHAPAVVLATGGMGQVFSATTNPSVSTGDGVALALRAGAEVSDLEFVQFHPTVLFLGPDAEGQQPLVSEAVRGEGAHLIDADGVRFMVGQHGLAELAPRDIVAKGILRRMLEQDTEHVYLDGRHFGAQMWEHRFPTILAACRAHGIDPVTDPIPVAPAAHYASGGVRTDSHGRTTVPGLYACGEVACTGVHGANRLASNSLLEGLVYAERIAGDIAANGLHARVPQPVAHPEIPEHPLQAPEARFTIQRIMTGGAGVLRSAGSLTKAADQLQRLHTDAREALAEHGKTAEAGVDTWEATNLLCVARVLVAAALLREETRGCHWREDRPERDDAAWRRHIVVTLNPDRTLAVHTTDTTDFPTTLPPKAPQEQ; translated from the coding sequence GTGACCACCACAGGCATACGACTGCACGCGCCCGCCCCCGGCTGGTCCATCGCCGCGGACGTGGTCGTCGTGGGCTCCGGCGTCGCCGGCCTGACCGCCGCCCTGCGCTGCGAGGCCGCGGGCCTGCGGACGGTCGTCGTCACCAAGGCCCGGCTCGACGACGGCTCCACGCGCTGGGCCCAGGGCGGCATCGCCGCGGCCCTCGGCGAGGGCGACACCCCCGAGCAGCACCTCGACGACACCCTGGTCGCGGGCGCCGGACTGTGCGACGAGGACGCGGTCCGCCTCCTGGTCACCGAGGGCCCCGGCGCCGTACGCCGCCTCATCGAGACCGGCGCCCGGTTCGACGAGTCCTCCGAGGGAGCTCTGGAGCTCACCCGTGAGGGCGGCCACCACCGCCGCCGCATCGCCCACGCCGGCGGTGACGCCACCGGCGCCGAGATCTCCCGCGCCCTGGTCGAGGCCGTCCGCGCGCGGGGCATGCGCACCGTCGAGAACGCGCTCGTCCTGGACCTCCTCACGGACGCGCAGGGCCGCACCGCCGGTGTGACCCTGCACGTCATGGGGGAGGGCCAGCACGACGGCGTCGGCGCCGTCCACGCCCCCGCGGTGGTCCTCGCGACCGGCGGCATGGGGCAGGTCTTCTCCGCCACCACCAACCCGTCGGTGTCGACGGGCGACGGCGTGGCGCTCGCGCTGCGGGCCGGCGCGGAGGTCAGCGACCTGGAGTTCGTCCAGTTCCACCCGACCGTGCTGTTCCTCGGCCCGGACGCGGAGGGCCAGCAGCCCCTGGTCTCCGAGGCCGTGCGCGGCGAGGGCGCCCACCTGATCGACGCCGACGGCGTGCGCTTCATGGTCGGACAGCACGGACTCGCCGAGCTCGCCCCCCGCGACATCGTCGCCAAGGGCATCCTGCGCCGCATGCTGGAGCAGGACACCGAGCACGTGTACCTCGACGGCCGGCACTTCGGCGCGCAGATGTGGGAGCACCGTTTCCCGACGATCCTGGCCGCCTGCCGCGCCCACGGCATCGACCCGGTCACCGACCCCATCCCGGTCGCCCCGGCCGCCCACTACGCCTCCGGCGGCGTCCGCACCGACTCCCACGGCCGTACGACCGTCCCCGGCCTGTACGCGTGCGGCGAGGTCGCCTGCACCGGGGTGCACGGCGCCAACCGGCTGGCGTCCAACTCCCTGCTCGAAGGCCTCGTCTACGCCGAGCGCATCGCGGGCGACATCGCGGCGAACGGCCTGCACGCGCGCGTGCCCCAGCCGGTCGCGCACCCCGAGATCCCCGAGCACCCGCTGCAGGCCCCCGAGGCCCGCTTCACGATCCAGCGGATCATGACGGGCGGGGCGGGCGTCCTGCGCTCGGCGGGGTCCCTCACCAAGGCCGCCGACCAGCTCCAGCGCCTGCACACCGACGCCCGGGAGGCCCTCGCCGAGCACGGCAAGACGGCCGAGGCCGGCGTCGACACCTGGGAGGCCACCAACCTCCTGTGCGTGGCCCGCGTCCTGGTGGCCGCGGCCCTGCTGCGCGAGGAGACCCGGGGCTGCCACTGGCGCGAGGACCGCCCCGAGCGCGACGACGCGGCCTGGCGCCGCCACATCGTCGTGACCCTGAATCCGGACCGCACGCTGGCCGTGCACACCACGGACACCACAGACTTCCCTACGACCCTCCCGCCCAAGGCCCCCCAGGAGCAGTGA
- a CDS encoding threonine aldolase family protein, producing the protein MTDTAEHGDHVTDEDRGARLRERRLAAHRTARRVFARFGFHRTLRERLALLEEAEGVHDLDELSDVYGDGVVEALETKVAGLLGTEAAVFFPTGTMAQQVALRCWAGRTGNPTVALHALSHPEVHERNAFREVGGLRPVRLTGEPRMPTAAEVRDFEEPFGALMLELPLRDAGFVLPTWQELTEVVQAARERDAVVHFDGARLWESTVHFGRPLEEIAGLADSVYVSFYKSLEGFGGAALAGPRELVEEARTWRHRYGGTVFQQFPTALSALVGLERQLPRLPEYVAHARVVAAALREGFAAAGVPWARVHPEVPHTHDFQVWLPYEPEVLAEAAVRTAEETGVVLFAGAWDRGGPGLALTEVHVRADGLEWTAEDVKAAVAEFTARLPEQVR; encoded by the coding sequence ATGACCGATACGGCGGAACACGGTGATCACGTGACGGACGAGGACCGGGGCGCACGGCTGCGGGAGCGGCGGCTGGCCGCCCACCGCACGGCCCGGCGCGTGTTCGCGCGCTTCGGCTTCCACCGCACCCTCCGCGAGCGGCTGGCGCTGCTGGAGGAGGCGGAGGGCGTGCACGACCTGGACGAGCTGTCCGACGTGTACGGCGACGGTGTCGTCGAGGCGCTGGAGACGAAGGTGGCGGGGCTGCTCGGCACCGAGGCCGCCGTGTTCTTCCCGACGGGCACGATGGCCCAGCAGGTGGCCCTGCGCTGCTGGGCGGGCCGCACCGGGAACCCGACGGTCGCCCTGCACGCGCTCAGCCATCCCGAGGTGCACGAGCGGAACGCGTTCAGGGAGGTCGGCGGCCTGCGCCCGGTGCGGCTGACCGGGGAGCCGCGGATGCCGACCGCCGCCGAGGTGCGCGACTTCGAGGAGCCGTTCGGGGCGCTGATGCTGGAACTGCCCCTCAGGGACGCCGGTTTCGTCCTGCCCACCTGGCAGGAGCTCACCGAGGTCGTGCAGGCCGCGCGGGAACGGGACGCGGTGGTGCACTTCGACGGGGCCCGCCTGTGGGAGTCCACCGTGCACTTCGGCCGGCCGCTGGAGGAGATCGCGGGCCTGGCCGACAGCGTCTACGTGTCGTTCTACAAGTCCCTGGAGGGCTTCGGCGGCGCGGCGCTCGCCGGCCCGAGGGAGCTCGTCGAGGAGGCGAGGACCTGGCGGCACCGGTACGGCGGGACGGTCTTCCAGCAGTTCCCCACGGCGCTGTCGGCGCTGGTCGGGCTGGAGCGGCAGCTGCCCCGGCTGCCGGAGTACGTGGCCCACGCGCGCGTGGTGGCCGCCGCCCTGCGCGAGGGGTTCGCGGCGGCCGGGGTGCCGTGGGCGCGCGTGCACCCGGAGGTGCCGCACACCCACGACTTCCAGGTGTGGCTGCCGTACGAGCCGGAGGTCCTCGCGGAGGCGGCGGTCCGCACGGCCGAGGAGACCGGGGTGGTCCTGTTCGCAGGCGCCTGGGACCGGGGCGGGCCCGGCCTGGCGCTCACGGAGGTGCATGTGCGGGCCGACGGGCTGGAGTGGACCGCCGAGGACGTGAAGGCGGCGGTGGCGGAGTTCACGGCCCGGCTGCCCGAGCAGGTCAGGTAG
- a CDS encoding Rossmann-like and DUF2520 domain-containing protein: MNTTPQPDPKDRPARLTVGVVGAGRVGPALAAALQLAGHRPVAVSAVSEASRRRAGQLLPDVPVMPPAEVLQRSDLVLLTVPDDALPDLVTGLADTGSVRPGQLLVHTSGRYGARVLDPALRAGALPLALHPAMTFTGTPVDVQRLAGCSFGVTAPEELRLAAEALVIEMGGEPEWIAEENRPLYHAALALGANHLVTLVAQSMELLSAAGVAAPDRMLGPLLGAALDNALRSGDAALTGPVARGDAGTVAAHVTELRRHAPQTVAGYLAMARATADRALAHGLLKPELAEDLLGVLAHGTDGTEGDAR; the protein is encoded by the coding sequence GTGAACACAACCCCACAGCCAGACCCCAAGGACCGCCCCGCGCGGCTCACCGTCGGCGTCGTCGGCGCCGGCCGCGTGGGGCCCGCGCTGGCGGCAGCCCTGCAACTCGCCGGGCACCGCCCGGTCGCCGTCTCCGCCGTCTCGGAGGCCTCCCGGCGCCGCGCCGGGCAACTGCTTCCCGACGTACCGGTGATGCCGCCCGCCGAGGTGCTCCAGCGGTCCGACCTGGTCCTGCTGACCGTTCCCGACGACGCCCTGCCCGACCTGGTCACCGGCCTCGCCGACACCGGATCCGTCCGGCCCGGACAGCTCCTCGTCCACACCTCCGGGCGGTACGGCGCCCGGGTCCTGGACCCGGCCCTGCGCGCGGGCGCCCTGCCGCTCGCCCTGCACCCCGCGATGACCTTCACGGGCACGCCCGTCGACGTCCAGCGGCTGGCCGGCTGCTCCTTCGGCGTCACCGCCCCCGAGGAGCTGCGCCTGGCCGCCGAGGCCCTCGTCATCGAGATGGGCGGCGAGCCGGAGTGGATCGCCGAGGAGAACCGGCCGCTCTACCACGCGGCGCTCGCGCTCGGGGCCAACCACCTGGTCACGCTGGTCGCCCAGTCCATGGAGCTGCTGAGCGCGGCCGGCGTCGCCGCCCCCGACCGGATGCTCGGCCCGCTGCTCGGCGCGGCCCTGGACAACGCCCTGCGCTCCGGCGACGCCGCCCTCACCGGCCCGGTCGCGCGCGGCGACGCGGGCACGGTCGCGGCGCATGTGACCGAACTGCGCCGGCACGCCCCGCAGACCGTCGCCGGCTACCTGGCGATGGCCCGCGCGACCGCGGACCGGGCCCTCGCCCACGGCCTGCTGAAGCCGGAGCTCGCCGAGGACCTCCTCGGGGTACTCGCCCACGGGACCGACGGCACCGAAGGGGACGCCCGATGA
- a CDS encoding type III pantothenate kinase: MLLTIDVGNTHTVLGLFDGDEIVEHWRISTDARRTADELAVLLQGLMGMHPLLGDELGDGIDGIAICATVPSVLHELREVTRRYYGDVPAILVEPGVKTGVPILMDNPKEVGADRIINAVAAVELYGGPAIVVDFGTATTFDAVSARGEYVGGVISPGIEISVEALGVRGAQLRKIEVARPRSVIGKNTVEAMQSGVIYGFAGQVDGVVNRMARELSQDPDDVTVIATGGLAPMVLGESSVIDEHEPWLTLIGLRLVYERNVSRT, translated from the coding sequence ATGCTGCTGACGATCGACGTAGGAAACACCCACACCGTCCTCGGCCTGTTCGACGGCGACGAGATCGTCGAACACTGGCGCATCTCCACGGACGCGCGCCGCACCGCGGACGAACTGGCGGTCCTCCTCCAGGGCCTGATGGGCATGCACCCGCTCCTCGGCGACGAGCTGGGCGACGGCATCGACGGCATCGCCATCTGCGCCACCGTCCCCTCGGTCCTGCACGAGCTCCGCGAGGTGACGCGCCGCTACTACGGCGACGTGCCCGCGATCCTCGTCGAACCGGGCGTTAAGACGGGCGTGCCGATCCTCATGGACAACCCCAAGGAGGTCGGCGCCGACCGCATCATCAACGCGGTCGCGGCGGTCGAGCTCTACGGCGGCCCCGCGATCGTCGTCGACTTCGGCACGGCGACGACGTTCGACGCGGTCAGCGCGCGAGGGGAGTACGTCGGCGGGGTCATCTCACCCGGCATCGAGATCTCCGTGGAGGCCCTGGGCGTCCGCGGCGCCCAGCTCCGCAAGATCGAGGTGGCCCGGCCCCGCAGCGTCATCGGCAAGAACACGGTCGAGGCGATGCAGTCGGGTGTCATCTACGGTTTCGCCGGCCAGGTCGACGGCGTGGTCAACCGCATGGCCCGCGAGCTGTCCCAGGACCCGGACGACGTCACCGTCATCGCCACGGGCGGCCTCGCGCCGATGGTCCTGGGTGAGTCGTCGGTGATCGACGAACACGAGCCGTGGCTGACACTGATCGGACTGCGACTGGTCTACGAGCGCAACGTCTCGCGCACGTGA
- the panC gene encoding pantoate--beta-alanine ligase: protein MTTTLLRTAGELHARTRTGRRAVVMTMGALHEGHATLIRTARGIAGPDGEVVVTVFVNPLQFGQGEDLDRYPRTLDADLALAQRSGADVVFAPAVDEVYPGGEPQVRITAGPMGERLEGSSRPGHFDGMLTVVAKLLHLTRPDVALYGQKDAQQLALIRRMVRDLNFGVEIVGVPTVREEDGLALSSRNRYLSAAERRTALALSGALFAGQDRHAAQEALRARAREVPATRARAEALSAIGESRAAADAHAVATAVPGGPAAVRAAARQVLDEAARLDPPLVLDYLALVDPSDFTEIGDDFTGDAVLAVAARVGATRLIDNVPLTFTRFGAAS, encoded by the coding sequence ATGACCACCACCCTGCTGCGCACCGCGGGCGAACTGCACGCACGCACGCGTACCGGCCGGCGCGCCGTGGTGATGACCATGGGGGCGCTGCACGAGGGCCACGCCACGCTGATCCGCACCGCGCGCGGCATCGCCGGGCCGGACGGCGAGGTCGTCGTCACCGTCTTCGTCAACCCGCTCCAGTTCGGCCAGGGCGAGGACCTCGACCGCTACCCGCGCACCCTGGACGCCGACCTCGCCCTCGCGCAGCGCTCGGGCGCGGACGTCGTGTTCGCCCCGGCCGTGGACGAGGTCTACCCGGGCGGCGAGCCCCAGGTCCGCATCACCGCGGGCCCCATGGGCGAGCGCCTGGAGGGCTCCTCCCGCCCCGGCCACTTCGACGGCATGCTCACCGTCGTCGCCAAGCTGCTGCACCTGACCCGCCCCGACGTCGCCCTGTACGGCCAGAAGGACGCCCAGCAGCTCGCCCTGATCCGCCGCATGGTGCGCGACCTGAACTTCGGCGTGGAGATCGTCGGCGTGCCCACCGTCCGCGAGGAGGACGGCCTCGCCCTGTCCAGCCGCAACCGCTACCTGTCGGCCGCCGAGCGGCGCACCGCCCTCGCCCTGTCCGGGGCCCTGTTCGCGGGCCAGGACCGGCACGCCGCGCAGGAGGCACTGCGCGCCCGGGCCCGTGAAGTGCCCGCCACGCGCGCGCGTGCCGAGGCGCTCAGCGCCATAGGGGAGTCCCGCGCGGCGGCCGACGCGCACGCCGTGGCAACGGCCGTCCCGGGCGGCCCGGCGGCCGTCCGCGCGGCCGCCCGCCAGGTCCTCGACGAGGCCGCCCGCCTTGATCCGCCGCTCGTGCTGGACTACCTCGCCCTGGTCGACCCGTCCGACTTCACCGAGATCGGGGACGACTTCACCGGCGACGCGGTCCTCGCCGTCGCCGCCCGGGTCGGGGCGACCCGGCTGATCGACAACGTCCCGCTCACCTTCACACGCTTCGGAGCCGCCTCGTGA